Proteins encoded together in one Plectropomus leopardus isolate mb chromosome 19, YSFRI_Pleo_2.0, whole genome shotgun sequence window:
- the LOC121958663 gene encoding vinculin, whose protein sequence is MPVFHTKTIESILEPVAQQISHLVIMHEEGEVDGKAIPDLSAPVAAVQAAVSNLVRVGKETVQTTEDQIMKRDMPPAFIKVENASTKLVQAASMLKADPYSVPARDYLIDGSRGILSGTSDLLLTFDEAEVRKIIRVCKGILEYLTVAEVVESMEDLITYTKNLGPGMTKMAKMIDERQQELTHQEHRVMLVNSMNTVKELLPILISGIKIFVTTKTSGSQGVEEALKNRNFTFEKMSAEINEIIRVLQLTSWDEDAWANKDTEAMKRALGLIDSKMAQAKNWLRDPNAQPGDAGEQAIRQILDEAGKVGELCAGKERRDILGTAKTLGQMTDQVSEMRARGQGASPAAMQKAQQVSQGLDVLTGKVENAARKLEAMTNSKQAIAKRIDAAQNWLADPNGGPEGEENIKALLTEAKKIADMCEDPKEREDILRSIGEIAAMTAKLSDLRRQGKGDTPEARALAKQIATALQNLQSKTNKAVANSRPAKAAVHLEGKIEQAQRWIDNPTMDDNGVGQAAIRGLVAEGRRLANALPGPNRQELLGKCEQVEQLMAQLADLAARGEGDSPQARAVAQQLQEALKDLKGKMQEAMTQEVSDIFSDTTTPIKLLAVAATAPLDAPNRDEVFDERAANFENHANKLGTTAEKAAAVGTANKSTVEGIQAAVKSTRDLTPQVVSAARILLRNPGNQAAYEHFETMKNQWIDNVEKMTGLVDEAIDTKSLLDASEEAIKKDLDKCRVAMANHQPQMLVAGATSIARRANRILLVAKREVENSEDPKFREVVKAASDELSQTISPMVMDAKAVAGNIQDPTLQKGFLDSGYKILGAVAKVREAFQPQEPDFPPPPPELDQLYLNDEAAPPKPPLPEGEVPPPRPPPPEEKDEEFPEQTGDMVNEPMMVAARQLHDEARKWSSKGNDIIGAAKRMALLMAEMSRLVRGGSGNKRALIQCAKDIAKASDEVTRLAKEVAKQCTDKRIRTNLLQVCERIPTISTQLKILSTVKATMLGRTNISEEESEQATEMLVHNAQNLMQSVKETVREAEAASIKIRTDAGFTLHWVRKTPWYQ, encoded by the exons AGTGGAGAATGCAAGCACTAAGCTGGTGCAGGCTGCCTCCATGCTGAAAGCTGATCCCTACTCTGTTCCTGCTCGGGATTACCTCATTGATGGCTCTCGGGGCATCCTCTCTGGGACCTCTGACCTGCTCCTGACATTTGATGAGGCTGAg GTCCGCAAAATCATCCGTGTGTGCAAAGGCATCCTGGAGTACCTGACAGTAGCCGAGGTGGTGGAGTCTATGGAGGACTTGATCACATACACAAAGAACCTGGGACCAG GGATGACGAAGATGGCAAAGATGATAGATGAGCGACAACAGGAGCTGACACACCAGGAGCACCGTGTGATGCTGGTCAACTCCATGAACACAGTCAAAGAGCTGCTGCCCATCCTCATCTCAG GTATCAAAATCTTTGTGACAACCAAGACGTCTGGCAGCCAGGGTGTGGAGGAGGCCTTGAAGAACCGAAACTTCACTTTTGAGAAGATGAGCGCCGAGATAAATGAGATTATCAGAGTGCTGCAGCTGACGTCCTGGGACGAGGATGCCTGGGCCAACAAG GACACAGAGGCCATGAAGAGGGCTCTGGGGCTTATCGACTCAAAGATGGCTCAGGCTAAGAACTGGCTCAGAGATCCTAACGCTCAACCAG GGGACGCAGGCGAGCAGGCCATCCGCCAGATCCTTGATGAAGCTGGAAAAGTTGGAGAACTTTGTGCTGGGAAGGAGCGCAGAGATATCCTGGGTACAGCCAAGACCCTGGGCCAGATGACTGATCAGGTGTCTGAGATGAGAGCCAG AGGTCAGGGGGCGTCCCCAGCCGCCATGCAGAAGGCACAGCAGGTCTCCCAGGGGCTTGACGTGCTAACTGGGAAGGTGGAAAATGCTGCTCGTAAACTGGAGGCCATGACTAACTCCAAGCAGGCCATCGCCAAGAGGATTGATGCCGCACAG AACTGGCTGGCGGACCCTAATGGCGGcccagagggagaggagaacaTCAAGGCTCTGCTCACTGAGGCCAAAAAGATCGCTGACATGTGTGAGGACCCCAAAGAAAGAGAAGACATCTTGCGATCCATTGGAGAGATCGCTGCAATGACTGCCAAGCTGTCTGATCTCAGAAGACA GGGTAAAGGTGACACTCCTGAGGCCAGAGCTTTGGCTAAACAGATCGCTACAGCTCTGCAAAACCTGCAGTCCAAAACCAACAAAGCGGTGGCCAACAGCAGGCCAGCAAAGGCAGCTGTTCACTTGGAGGGAAAGATTGAGCAGGCACAGCGCTGGATTGACAATCCCACCATGGATGACAACGGCGTGG gCCAGGCAGCCATCCGCGGGCTGGTGGCAGAGGGCCGCAGGCTGGCCAACGCTCTGCCAGGCCCGAACAGGCAGGAGCTGCTGGGTAAATGCGAGCAGGTGGAGCAGCTCATGGCCCAGCTGGCTGACCTTGCTGCCCGCGGGGAAGGGGACTCCCCTCAGGCGCGTGCTGTTGCTCAGCAGCTTCAGGAAGCTTTGAAA GACCTGAAAGGAAAGATGCAAGAGGCAATGACTCAGGAGGTGTCAGACATCTTCAGCGACACCACCACCCCCATCAAATTACTGGCAGTGGCTGCCACCGCCCCACTGGACGCCCCCAACAGAGATGAG GTCTTTGATGAAAGGGCTGCCAACTTTGAGAACCACGCCAATAAGCTTGGCACCACAGCAGAGAAGGCTGCTGCTGTCGGCACTGCCAACAAGAGCACAGTGGAGGGAATCCAGGCTGCCGTCAAGTCAACAAGAGACTTAACACCACAA GTGGTATCTGCAGCTCGTATTCTGCTGAGAAACCCTGGCAACCAAGCTGCGTATGAACATTTTGAAACCATGAAGAATCAATGGATTGACAATGTGGAGAAAATGACAG GTTTGGTGGACGAGGCCATCGATACCAAATCCTTACTGGATGCCTCAGAGGAGGCCATCAAGAAGGACCTGGACAAGTGCCGTGTGGCCATGGCCAACCACCAGCCCCAGATGCTGGTCGCCGGCGCCACCAGCATTGCCCGCAGAGCCAACCGTATCCTCCTGGTGGCgaagagagaggtggagaacTCTGAGGATCCTAAATTCAGGGAGGTGGTGAAGGCTGCATCTGATGAACTGAGCCAGACCATTTCTCCTATGGTGATGGATGCTAAAGCTGTAGCCGGAAATATTCAGGATCCAA CTCTTCAGAAAGGCTTTCTGGACTCAGGTTATAAGATTCTTGGTGCTGTGGCAAAGGTCAGGGAGGCCTTCCAGCCCCAGGAGCCAGACttcccaccacctcctcctgaACTGGATCAGCTTTAT CTTAACGATGAGGCAGCACCACCCAAACCTCCTCTTCCTGAGGGTGAAGTTCCTCCTCCCAGGCCTCCTCCCCCAGAAGAGAAAGATGAGGAGTTCCCTGAGCAGACTGGTGATATGGTGAATGAACCCATGATGGTGGCTGCCAGGCAGCTCCACGATGAAGCCCGCAAATGGTCCAGCAAA GGAAATGACATCATTGGTGCTGCCAAACGAATGGCTTTGCTCATGGCTGAGATGTCCCGTCTGGTGCGCGGGGGCAGCGGAAACAAGCGTGCCCTCATCCAGTGCGCCAAGGACATCGCTAAGGCTTCTGATGAGGTCACACGGCTGGCCAAGGAGGTGGCCAAGCAGTGCACTGACAAGCGTATCAGGACCAACCTGCTCCAG GTGTGCGAGCGTATTCCCACCATTAGCACTCAGCTCAAAATCCTGTCCACAGTCAAGGCCACTATGTTGGGTCGTACCAACATCAGTGAAGAGGAGTCGGAGCAG GCCACTGAGATGTTGGTCCACAACGCTCAGAACCTGATGCAGTCTGTGAAGGAGACAGTCAGAGAGGCCGAGGCAGCTTCCATTAAGATCCGGACAGATGCAGGTTTCACCCTCCACTGGGTCAGAAAGACCCCCTGGTACCAGTAA